The following are encoded in a window of Acidimicrobiales bacterium genomic DNA:
- a CDS encoding cupin domain-containing protein → MTVETEAKRTSPRVFTFMSEEVEQARGIEPGQRGVEFELPGTEELTARVKVYIEGGENEMHSHPLEDHIFACLAGTATFHIERDDNTCEVSANEAVLLPRGTRYWFTNTGEGNLVMMRLGSGPGARYRLDAAGKEMTSSGVTWKKNEGRVLA, encoded by the coding sequence ATGACTGTGGAAACCGAGGCAAAGAGGACGAGCCCGCGCGTCTTCACCTTCATGAGCGAAGAGGTCGAGCAAGCGAGGGGCATCGAGCCCGGTCAACGGGGGGTCGAGTTCGAGCTCCCCGGGACCGAGGAGCTCACGGCGCGGGTGAAGGTCTACATCGAGGGCGGGGAGAACGAGATGCACTCCCACCCGCTCGAGGACCACATCTTCGCCTGCCTCGCCGGCACGGCGACCTTCCACATCGAGCGGGACGACAACACCTGCGAGGTGAGCGCCAACGAGGCGGTGCTGCTGCCGAGAGGGACGCGCTACTGGTTCACCAACACCGGTGAGGGCAACCTCGTGATGATGCGCCTCGGCAGCGGTCCGGGCGCCCGCTACCGCCTCGACGCCGCGGGCAAAGAGATGACGAGCTCCGGTGTCACCTGGAAGAAGAACGAGGGCCGCGTCCTCGCCTGA
- a CDS encoding STAS domain-containing protein — MTDTAAPQFDLVRVDVSGHPVLLVYGELDVMTTPRLHEALEQVVAEEPSNVLIDLANVTFLDSTALGALVVAHRHMQDRGGELRLVAVPPAVAKVFDMTGLTERFHIYADADSAAGPKG, encoded by the coding sequence ATGACCGACACCGCCGCGCCGCAGTTCGACCTCGTCCGAGTCGACGTCTCGGGCCACCCGGTCCTCCTCGTCTACGGCGAGCTGGACGTGATGACCACCCCGCGCCTGCACGAGGCCCTCGAGCAGGTGGTCGCCGAGGAGCCGTCGAACGTCCTCATCGACCTCGCGAACGTCACCTTCCTCGACTCGACCGCGCTCGGCGCGCTCGTCGTGGCCCACCGCCACATGCAGGACCGCGGTGGCGAGCTGCGGCTCGTGGCGGTGCCGCCCGCGGTGGCGAAGGTCTTCGACATGACGGGGCTCACGGAGCGCTTCCACATCTACGCCGACGCCGACTCGGCGGCGGGCCCGAAGGGCTGA
- a CDS encoding nitroreductase family deazaflavin-dependent oxidoreductase, whose product MALDGEYEPSPRDWVREQVERYEASGGREANTLRETGLPVVIVTMRGHRSGKVRKIALMRVEHGGEYALVGSKGGAPEDPLWVQNLRTNPAEVRLQDGPALVEGAVHEAHGAERAEWWERAVAAYPNYAEYATRTEREIPVFVFTPAD is encoded by the coding sequence GTGGCACTCGACGGTGAGTACGAGCCGAGTCCGCGTGACTGGGTCCGCGAGCAGGTGGAGCGCTACGAGGCGAGCGGCGGGCGCGAGGCGAACACGCTGCGCGAGACGGGGCTGCCCGTCGTCATCGTGACGATGCGCGGCCACCGCAGCGGCAAGGTCCGCAAGATCGCGCTGATGCGCGTCGAGCACGGCGGCGAGTACGCGCTCGTCGGCTCGAAGGGCGGGGCCCCGGAGGACCCGTTGTGGGTGCAGAACCTGCGCACCAACCCCGCGGAGGTCCGCCTCCAGGACGGTCCCGCGCTGGTCGAGGGGGCGGTGCACGAGGCGCACGGTGCCGAGCGCGCCGAGTGGTGGGAGCGGGCGGTCGCCGCCTACCCCAACTACGCGGAGTACGCGACCCGCACCGAGCGCGAGATCCCGGTCTTCGTCTTCACGCCGGCCGACTGA
- the ettA gene encoding energy-dependent translational throttle protein EttA, which yields MPAQFIYSMRDLRRFYPPDREVLKGINLSFYPGAKIGVIGSNGSGKSSLLRIMAGEDDGYTGEARLTPGFTVGYLPQEPQLDPDKDVVGNVTDGVAEVRALLERFNAVCTAMGEPDADFDKLLEEQSDLQNKIEAAGAWDLDRTLEIAMDALRLPPPDADVTTLSGGERRRVALCRLLLAKPDLLLLDEPTNHLDAESVAWLERTLQDYPGTVVAVTHDRYFLDNVAGWILELDRGAGIPWEGNYSSWLEQKQDRLAREERVDKSRQETLQHELEWIRLSPRARQSKGKARINAYNDLVAEAEQAERRGDALEITIPAGPRLGDQVIDAKGVEKAFGDRLLVDGLSFILPPGGIVGVIGPNGAGKTTLFKMIVGAEKPDAGSLEIGQSAVLAYVDQSRDELDPKATVFEEITGGADRIVVNGRELQSRAYVASFGFRGSDQQKTVGALSGGERNRVQLAKVLKSGGNVLLLDEPTNDLDVDTLRALEDALLAFPGCVVAISHDRWFLDRISTHVLAFEGDSVVTWFEGNFSDYEEDRHRRLGVDADQPHRVRYKPLARG from the coding sequence ATGCCTGCCCAGTTCATCTACTCGATGCGCGACCTGCGCCGCTTCTACCCGCCCGACCGTGAAGTGCTGAAGGGGATCAACCTCTCCTTCTACCCGGGCGCCAAGATCGGCGTCATCGGGTCGAACGGCTCGGGGAAGTCCTCGTTGCTGCGGATCATGGCCGGCGAGGACGACGGCTACACCGGTGAGGCCCGCCTCACGCCCGGCTTCACCGTCGGCTATCTCCCCCAGGAGCCGCAGCTCGACCCCGACAAGGACGTCGTCGGCAACGTGACCGACGGCGTCGCCGAGGTGCGTGCCCTCCTCGAACGCTTCAACGCCGTCTGCACGGCGATGGGGGAGCCGGACGCCGACTTCGACAAGCTCCTCGAGGAGCAGTCCGACCTGCAGAACAAGATCGAGGCAGCCGGCGCCTGGGACCTCGACCGCACGCTCGAGATCGCGATGGACGCGCTCCGCCTCCCGCCCCCCGACGCCGACGTCACGACGCTCTCTGGCGGCGAGCGGCGGAGGGTGGCGCTCTGCCGACTGCTGCTCGCCAAGCCCGACCTGCTGCTCCTCGACGAGCCCACCAACCACCTCGACGCCGAGTCGGTCGCCTGGCTGGAGCGGACGCTCCAGGACTACCCCGGCACCGTCGTCGCGGTGACGCACGACCGCTACTTCCTCGACAACGTCGCCGGCTGGATCCTCGAGCTCGACCGCGGGGCGGGGATCCCCTGGGAGGGGAACTACTCCTCCTGGCTGGAGCAGAAGCAGGACCGCCTGGCGCGCGAGGAGCGGGTCGACAAGAGCCGCCAGGAGACCCTCCAGCACGAGCTCGAGTGGATCCGCCTCTCGCCGCGTGCCCGCCAGTCCAAGGGCAAGGCGCGCATCAACGCCTACAACGACCTCGTCGCCGAGGCCGAGCAGGCCGAGCGGCGCGGCGACGCCCTCGAGATCACCATCCCCGCCGGCCCTCGCCTCGGTGACCAGGTGATCGACGCCAAGGGCGTCGAGAAGGCCTTCGGCGACCGTCTCCTCGTCGACGGCCTCTCCTTCATCCTCCCGCCCGGCGGGATCGTCGGCGTCATCGGCCCGAACGGCGCCGGCAAGACGACGCTGTTCAAGATGATCGTCGGGGCGGAGAAGCCCGACGCGGGCAGCCTCGAGATCGGCCAGAGCGCGGTCCTCGCCTACGTCGACCAGTCCCGCGACGAGCTCGACCCGAAGGCCACGGTCTTCGAGGAGATCACCGGCGGCGCCGACCGGATCGTCGTGAACGGCCGCGAGCTCCAGTCGCGCGCCTACGTGGCGAGCTTCGGCTTCCGCGGCTCGGACCAGCAGAAGACCGTCGGCGCCCTCTCCGGCGGCGAGCGCAACCGCGTCCAACTGGCGAAGGTCCTGAAGTCGGGGGGCAACGTGCTGCTCCTCGACGAGCCGACGAACGACCTCGACGTCGACACGCTGCGCGCCCTCGAGGATGCGCTGCTCGCCTTCCCGGGCTGCGTCGTCGCGATCAGCCACGACCGCTGGTTCCTTGACCGCATCTCGACCCACGTCCTCGCCTTCGAGGGCGACTCCGTCGTCACCTGGTTCGAGGGCAACTTCAGCGACTACGAGGAGGACCGCCACCGGCGCCTCGGGGTGGACGCCGACCAGCCGCACCGCGTCCGCTACAAGCCGCTCGCACGCGGCTGA
- a CDS encoding kelch repeat-containing protein, whose translation MSRSTHRGGLRLLLGGLALTSIGGAAALAGAGAAVAATANTWSATGNLVTGVSQATASVLNNGQVLLVGGKSASSAAVDSAQLYSPSSGSNGTWAATTGAPSTARADASSITLNNGKVLVVGGVDATGAAVTTAETYDPSSGTFTTTGSGAPPMFNTTAVLLPGGNVLVVGGDTGSLTAATPTNAVYLYLAASNTWTTEDTMGSARASAVVTVLPTGNVLAAGGTGTGGVILGTAEVFNPGANTWTPTPAMPTAVSDAQVGVISSGKALVAGGVTTGGAATSAAELYDPNAGSWTSAASMNAARDGAASAVLPNGQMFIAGGINSSGTQASSEMYTPNATTGTWTATTSSLATARHAAAGALLPGGVFLVAGGLDGSGNPISNAEDYFAGQAPAFTSAATATATTGTAFTFTVQTTGTPTPTVSESGNLPAGLSFTVGTNGTATITGTAQSAAGTYPVTLSATNTVSTVQQSFSLVVAQPAAPGYLAVEKNGTVFAYGQAVASTTTVSVNPKIRPVVAVGRSPGTTGYYLVTALGNVYNEDGAPFYGSKAASKLASPIGAFAATPDGKGYWLVGRNGTVYPFGDAVSYSSLAVVAKTRPVVAIAPTADGKGYYLVTKLGNVYNYGDAAFYGSKARGTLPAPIVGFGLSGDGKGYDLVSANGNVWNLGDAPFYGSKASVRRLPSKVSAFATSLDGKGYYLVTLGGNIYNYGDAVWFGSPVAHKLVQPIASFVIPD comes from the coding sequence GTGTCGCGCTCGACCCATCGCGGGGGCCTGCGGCTCCTCCTCGGAGGGCTCGCCCTCACCTCGATCGGTGGCGCCGCAGCCCTCGCCGGCGCCGGCGCCGCCGTCGCCGCGACGGCGAACACCTGGTCCGCGACGGGCAACCTCGTCACCGGCGTCTCGCAGGCCACGGCGAGCGTCCTCAACAACGGACAGGTCCTCCTCGTCGGCGGGAAGAGCGCGAGCAGCGCGGCCGTCGACAGCGCGCAGCTCTACAGCCCCTCGAGCGGCAGCAACGGCACCTGGGCGGCGACCACCGGCGCGCCCTCGACGGCGCGAGCCGACGCCTCGAGCATCACCCTGAACAACGGCAAGGTGCTGGTCGTCGGTGGGGTCGACGCCACGGGCGCCGCGGTGACCACCGCGGAGACCTACGACCCGAGCTCGGGGACCTTCACCACCACCGGCAGCGGCGCCCCGCCGATGTTCAACACCACCGCGGTGCTCCTTCCCGGTGGCAACGTCCTCGTCGTCGGCGGTGACACCGGCTCGCTCACCGCGGCCACGCCGACGAACGCCGTCTACCTCTACCTCGCGGCCAGCAACACCTGGACCACCGAGGACACGATGGGGTCGGCGCGGGCGAGCGCGGTGGTGACGGTGCTCCCGACGGGCAACGTCCTCGCCGCCGGCGGCACCGGGACCGGCGGCGTGATCCTCGGCACCGCCGAGGTCTTCAATCCGGGCGCGAACACCTGGACCCCGACGCCCGCGATGCCGACTGCGGTGAGTGACGCGCAGGTGGGCGTGATCTCGAGCGGCAAGGCCCTCGTCGCCGGTGGCGTCACCACCGGGGGCGCGGCGACAAGCGCTGCCGAGCTCTACGACCCGAACGCGGGGAGCTGGACCTCGGCTGCCTCGATGAACGCCGCCCGCGACGGCGCCGCCTCGGCCGTCCTCCCGAACGGCCAGATGTTCATCGCCGGCGGCATCAACTCGAGCGGCACGCAGGCGAGCTCGGAGATGTACACCCCCAACGCGACGACCGGTACCTGGACGGCCACCACCTCGTCGCTCGCCACGGCGCGCCACGCTGCGGCGGGGGCGCTCCTCCCGGGCGGCGTCTTCCTCGTCGCCGGTGGCCTCGACGGATCGGGGAACCCCATCTCGAACGCGGAGGACTACTTCGCCGGCCAGGCGCCCGCTTTCACCTCGGCGGCGACCGCCACCGCGACCACGGGGACGGCGTTCACCTTCACCGTGCAGACGACGGGCACGCCCACCCCGACGGTGAGCGAGAGCGGCAACCTCCCGGCGGGGCTTTCCTTCACGGTCGGCACCAACGGGACGGCGACGATCACCGGCACGGCGCAGAGCGCGGCGGGGACCTACCCGGTCACGCTCAGCGCGACCAACACCGTCTCGACGGTGCAGCAGAGCTTCTCGCTCGTCGTCGCGCAGCCAGCCGCGCCGGGGTACCTCGCGGTCGAGAAGAACGGCACGGTCTTCGCCTACGGCCAGGCCGTCGCGAGCACCACCACGGTGAGCGTGAACCCGAAGATCCGTCCGGTCGTCGCTGTCGGCCGTAGCCCGGGCACGACCGGCTACTACCTCGTGACGGCGCTCGGGAACGTCTACAACGAGGACGGTGCGCCCTTCTACGGCTCCAAGGCCGCCAGCAAGCTCGCCTCGCCGATCGGCGCCTTCGCGGCGACGCCCGACGGGAAGGGCTACTGGCTCGTCGGCCGGAACGGCACCGTCTACCCCTTCGGTGACGCCGTCTCGTACTCCTCGCTCGCGGTCGTCGCGAAGACCCGCCCGGTCGTCGCCATCGCCCCAACCGCCGACGGCAAGGGCTACTACCTCGTCACCAAGCTCGGGAACGTCTACAACTACGGCGACGCAGCGTTCTACGGCTCCAAAGCAAGGGGGACGCTCCCGGCGCCGATCGTCGGCTTCGGGCTGAGTGGCGACGGCAAGGGCTATGACCTCGTGAGCGCGAACGGCAACGTCTGGAACCTCGGCGACGCGCCCTTCTACGGCTCCAAGGCAAGCGTCAGGCGTCTCCCCTCCAAGGTGTCGGCCTTCGCCACGAGCCTCGACGGCAAGGGCTACTACCTCGTCACCCTGGGTGGGAACATCTACAACTACGGCGACGCCGTCTGGTTCGGCTCGCCGGTCGCCCACAAGCTGGTCCAGCCGATCGCGAGCTTCGTGATCCCCGACTGA
- a CDS encoding alpha/beta fold hydrolase: MASPEQRAPIRGAEIAFHVSGTGPDFIFGHGLTGSRANDDEMSPIDWREVPARLVRYDARGHGRSSSGHTATSYSWEQLAHDQLALADHCGIGRYVAGGASMGCGTALHAAVIAPERIRGLVLVIPPTAWESRAERAALWAETGAAVEEHGVEALVRLRALQPLPDPYADDPTRRARTLAATRAWEARRLAEVLRGAAFADLPSREEVATITAPSLILAWSGDPAHPLTTAEALAGLIGPSELSVASSPDELAGWTQRVAAFVAALF, from the coding sequence ATGGCCTCCCCCGAGCAGCGCGCCCCGATCCGCGGCGCCGAGATCGCGTTCCACGTCTCGGGGACCGGCCCGGACTTCATCTTCGGCCACGGCCTCACCGGCTCGCGGGCGAACGACGACGAGATGTCGCCGATCGACTGGCGCGAGGTCCCGGCGCGCCTCGTCCGCTACGACGCCCGCGGCCACGGCCGCTCCTCCTCGGGGCACACCGCCACGAGCTACAGCTGGGAGCAGCTCGCCCACGACCAGCTCGCGCTCGCGGACCACTGCGGGATCGGCCGCTACGTGGCGGGCGGGGCCTCGATGGGCTGCGGCACCGCCTTGCACGCCGCGGTGATCGCCCCGGAGCGCATCCGCGGCCTCGTGCTCGTCATCCCCCCGACGGCGTGGGAGAGCCGCGCCGAAAGGGCGGCGCTGTGGGCCGAGACCGGTGCGGCAGTCGAGGAGCACGGCGTCGAAGCGCTGGTGCGCCTACGCGCGCTGCAGCCCCTCCCCGACCCCTACGCCGACGACCCGACGCGACGCGCGCGCACGCTCGCGGCGACGCGCGCCTGGGAGGCGCGCCGCCTCGCAGAGGTGCTGCGCGGCGCGGCGTTCGCCGACCTGCCGAGCCGCGAGGAGGTCGCGACGATCACCGCGCCGAGCCTCATCCTCGCCTGGAGCGGCGACCCCGCCCACCCGCTCACGACGGCCGAGGCGCTCGCCGGCCTCATCGGGCCGAGCGAGCTCTCGGTCGCCTCGAGCCCCGACGAGCTCGCCGGCTGGACCCAGCGCGTCGCCGCCTTCGTGGCCGCCCTCTTCTGA
- a CDS encoding MFS transporter — protein sequence MGRAERSNLRAAPGRGPLLPAGDSGEVPIAPHEPPDWRTVEPLPRRRLIFFICAIALFMASVDSTIVATALPRIGSALHSRLNWLGWTITIYSLGQIVMLPLAGRISDQFGRKRLFVACAVVFTVSSVACGLATSIYVLIPLRLVQSLGGGGFLPSASGIVADHFGRNRDRALGMFSSIFPIGGVAGPIFGGIITQYWDWRGIFFVNLPIGAALIVLIVRYVPHSAKGSPEPLDVRGIALLACTIVTGMLSITTLGGASASPTSPGVLVPGLAAIALGALFIRHIGRVPHPIIPLRLIKGKNFGAMNVLNVLFGGAGFGFGVLIPLYAENRYGIRSASAGTVLSAQAVGMVLFAALASYNLRRTGYRLPMVLGFGVASVSLVFLSIGARGLSGYLWLSLFAMTSGIGLGTVAPAANNATLALAPNQVAAISGLRATFRQTGSILCVSTVTAILARSSDKGIAQAHIFWVLALFLCATIALTFAIPDQRESW from the coding sequence ATGGGCCGCGCGGAACGCTCCAATCTCCGCGCCGCGCCCGGGCGCGGCCCACTGCTGCCGGCAGGGGACTCCGGCGAGGTGCCGATCGCCCCCCACGAGCCACCGGACTGGCGGACCGTCGAGCCCCTGCCGCGGCGGCGGCTCATCTTCTTCATCTGCGCGATCGCGCTGTTCATGGCGTCGGTCGACTCGACGATCGTCGCCACGGCGTTGCCGAGGATCGGCTCCGCGCTGCACTCCCGCCTCAACTGGCTCGGCTGGACGATCACCATCTACAGCCTCGGCCAGATCGTGATGCTCCCCCTCGCAGGGCGGATCAGCGACCAGTTCGGCCGCAAGCGCCTCTTCGTCGCCTGCGCGGTCGTCTTCACCGTCTCCTCGGTCGCCTGCGGCCTGGCGACGAGCATCTACGTGCTCATCCCCCTCCGCCTCGTGCAATCCCTCGGCGGCGGTGGCTTCCTCCCCTCGGCGAGCGGCATCGTCGCCGACCACTTCGGCCGCAACCGCGACCGGGCGCTCGGGATGTTCTCCTCGATCTTCCCGATCGGCGGTGTCGCCGGCCCGATCTTCGGCGGCATCATCACCCAGTACTGGGACTGGCGGGGGATCTTCTTCGTGAACCTCCCGATCGGGGCGGCGCTCATCGTGCTCATCGTGCGCTACGTCCCGCACAGCGCGAAGGGCAGCCCCGAGCCGCTCGACGTCCGCGGGATCGCCCTCCTCGCCTGCACGATCGTCACGGGGATGCTCTCGATCACCACCCTCGGCGGGGCCTCGGCCTCGCCGACGAGCCCCGGGGTCCTCGTGCCCGGGCTCGCGGCGATCGCCCTCGGGGCGCTGTTCATCCGCCACATCGGGCGGGTTCCGCACCCGATCATCCCCCTCCGTCTCATCAAGGGGAAGAACTTCGGGGCAATGAACGTCCTGAACGTCCTGTTCGGCGGGGCGGGCTTCGGCTTCGGGGTGCTGATCCCGCTGTACGCCGAGAACCGTTACGGGATCCGCTCGGCCTCGGCGGGGACCGTCCTCAGCGCGCAGGCGGTCGGGATGGTGCTCTTCGCCGCCCTCGCCTCCTACAACCTCCGCCGCACCGGCTACCGGCTACCGATGGTGCTCGGCTTCGGCGTCGCCTCGGTGAGCCTTGTCTTCTTGTCGATCGGCGCCCGCGGCCTCTCCGGCTACCTCTGGCTCAGCCTCTTCGCGATGACCTCCGGCATCGGCCTCGGCACGGTCGCGCCGGCGGCGAACAACGCCACCCTCGCCCTCGCCCCCAACCAGGTGGCCGCCATCTCGGGGCTGCGCGCCACCTTCCGCCAGACCGGCTCGATCCTCTGCGTCTCGACCGTGACGGCGATCCTCGCCCGCAGCAGCGACAAGGGCATCGCGCAGGCGCACATCTTCTGGGTGCTCGCGCTCTTCCTGTGCGCGACGATCGCCCTCACCTTCGCGATCCCCGATCAGCGCGAGAGCTGGTAG